Proteins encoded in a region of the Sterolibacterium denitrificans genome:
- a CDS encoding YlcI/YnfO family protein yields the protein MKTATIPSLRVDPELRRCAESVLHDGESLSSFVEQAIRQTIACRQAEQEFIARGLRARDQARQSGRYVEAAAVVDRLQGMLDEARSGKSPA from the coding sequence ATGAAAACTGCCACGATTCCTTCCTTGCGGGTTGATCCGGAACTGCGTCGCTGCGCAGAGAGCGTCTTGCACGACGGAGAAAGCCTGTCGAGCTTCGTCGAGCAGGCAATCCGTCAGACCATCGCTTGTCGTCAGGCCGAACAGGAATTCATCGCGCGTGGATTGAGGGCGCGCGATCAGGCCAGGCAGAGCGGACGCTATGTCGAGGCTGCCGCCGTCGTTGATCGGCTCCAGGGGATGCTTGACGAGGCCAGATCCGGCAAATCGCCAGCATGA
- a CDS encoding type II toxin-antitoxin system RelE/ParE family toxin, which produces MTYRVRFTEAAEADLVRLYEFILERDATDWALAERALAAIRAGMSILEQTPFSCRKAATDTPFLRELLIPFGAAGYVALFEIDDAETVTVLAVRHQRESDYL; this is translated from the coding sequence ATGACGTATCGGGTTCGTTTCACCGAGGCAGCCGAGGCCGATCTGGTCAGGCTGTATGAATTCATTCTTGAGCGGGATGCTACGGATTGGGCACTGGCCGAGCGGGCGCTGGCGGCGATTCGCGCGGGCATGTCGATACTGGAGCAGACGCCCTTTAGCTGCCGCAAGGCGGCGACCGATACACCCTTTCTGCGCGAGTTGCTGATTCCGTTTGGCGCGGCGGGCTATGTTGCGCTTTTTGAAATCGATGATGCCGAGACGGTAACGGTGCTGGCGGTGCGCCATCAGCGCGAGAGCGATTACCTTTAA
- a CDS encoding type II toxin-antitoxin system PemK/MazF family toxin, translating to MYWINLDPTIGTEIRKTRPGLVVSPDDMNAALPCVIIAPLTSKGQPLGCRPQVHFDGKQARILLDQLRCVDKARLQGRMGEIDSASWHPTLLEMLA from the coding sequence GTGTACTGGATCAACCTGGACCCCACCATCGGCACGGAAATCCGCAAGACGCGTCCGGGATTGGTGGTGTCGCCAGACGACATGAATGCCGCCCTGCCGTGCGTCATCATCGCCCCCCTGACCAGCAAGGGGCAGCCGCTGGGTTGTCGTCCGCAAGTGCACTTCGATGGCAAACAGGCGCGTATCCTGCTCGACCAGTTGCGCTGCGTGGACAAAGCTCGTCTGCAGGGCCGGATGGGCGAGATCGACAGCGCAAGCTGGCACCCGACCCTGCTGGAAATGCTGGCCTGA
- a CDS encoding AbrB/MazE/SpoVT family DNA-binding domain-containing protein, producing the protein MRTTLHRIGNSQGVLIPAPLLAECGITGEIDLRLEGKRIVIEPVRRVREGWFDTLDATQEVDAWEGLAVDTDDTDGGERVW; encoded by the coding sequence ATGCGTACGACACTGCACCGAATCGGAAACTCGCAAGGTGTGTTGATTCCCGCGCCACTGCTGGCTGAGTGTGGCATCACGGGAGAGATTGATCTGCGTCTGGAAGGCAAACGCATCGTGATCGAGCCGGTGCGCCGCGTCCGTGAGGGCTGGTTCGACACCCTGGACGCCACCCAGGAGGTTGATGCCTGGGAGGGACTGGCCGTGGATACCGATGATACGGATGGCGGCGAACGGGTGTGGTGA